Proteins encoded by one window of Pseudomonas sp. LS44:
- the putP gene encoding sodium/proline symporter PutP yields the protein MTASTPMLITFVVYIAAMVLIGLYAYLRTKNLSDYILGGRSLGAFVTALSAGASDMSGWLLMGLPGAIFLAGISESWIAIGLIVGAYLNWLFVAGRLRVQTEHAGNALTLPDYFTNRFEDNSKILRIFAAVVILVFFTIYCASGIVAGARLFESTFGLSYGTALWAGAAATIAYTFIGGFLAVSWTDTVQATLMIFALILTPVIVLLATGGVDPTIAAIELKDAANLDMLKGASFVGVISLMAWGLGYFGQPHILARFMAAESVKAIPAARRISMTWMILCLAGAVAVGFFGIAYFSAHPDQAGAVGENPERVFIELAKILFNPWIAGILLSAILAAIMSTLSCQLLVCSSALTEDFYKSFLRKDASQTELVWVGRAMVLLVALIAIGLAANPDNRVLGLVSYAWAGFGAAFGPVVILSLLWKGMTRNGALAGMLVGAVTVIVWKNWIGLGLYEIIPGFILATLAILIFSRIGNGPSPTMLKNFDEAEQEYQDAHI from the coding sequence ATGACAGCCAGCACCCCCATGCTGATCACTTTCGTGGTGTACATCGCCGCGATGGTTCTCATCGGCCTGTACGCCTATCTGCGCACCAAGAACCTGTCCGACTACATCCTCGGCGGCCGCAGCCTCGGTGCCTTCGTCACCGCGCTGTCCGCCGGCGCCTCCGACATGAGCGGCTGGCTGCTGATGGGCCTGCCCGGCGCGATCTTCCTCGCCGGTATCTCGGAAAGCTGGATCGCCATCGGCCTGATCGTCGGCGCCTACCTCAACTGGCTGTTCGTCGCTGGTCGCCTGCGCGTGCAGACCGAGCACGCCGGCAACGCCCTGACCCTGCCGGACTACTTCACCAACCGCTTCGAGGACAACAGCAAGATCCTGCGCATCTTCGCCGCGGTGGTGATCCTGGTGTTCTTCACCATCTACTGCGCCTCCGGCATCGTCGCCGGCGCGCGCCTGTTCGAGAGCACCTTCGGCCTGTCCTACGGGACCGCGCTGTGGGCCGGTGCCGCGGCGACCATCGCCTACACCTTCATCGGCGGCTTCCTGGCGGTGAGCTGGACCGACACCGTGCAGGCGACGCTGATGATCTTCGCCCTGATCCTCACCCCGGTCATCGTGCTGCTCGCCACCGGCGGCGTCGATCCGACCATTGCCGCCATCGAGCTGAAGGACGCCGCCAACCTCGACATGCTCAAGGGCGCCAGCTTCGTCGGCGTGATCTCGCTGATGGCCTGGGGCCTGGGCTACTTCGGCCAGCCGCACATCCTCGCGCGCTTCATGGCCGCCGAGTCGGTGAAGGCCATCCCGGCCGCCCGGCGCATCTCCATGACCTGGATGATCCTCTGCCTGGCCGGCGCCGTGGCCGTGGGCTTCTTCGGCATCGCCTACTTCTCCGCGCATCCGGATCAGGCTGGCGCGGTGGGCGAGAACCCCGAGCGGGTGTTCATCGAACTGGCCAAGATCCTGTTCAACCCGTGGATCGCCGGCATCCTGCTGTCCGCCATCCTCGCCGCGATCATGAGCACCCTGAGCTGCCAGCTGCTGGTGTGCTCCAGCGCGCTGACCGAGGACTTCTACAAATCCTTCCTGCGCAAGGACGCCAGCCAGACCGAGCTGGTCTGGGTCGGCCGCGCCATGGTCCTGCTGGTCGCGCTGATCGCCATCGGCCTGGCCGCCAACCCGGATAACCGCGTGCTCGGCCTGGTGTCCTACGCCTGGGCCGGCTTCGGCGCCGCCTTCGGCCCGGTGGTGATCCTCTCCCTGCTGTGGAAGGGCATGACCCGCAACGGCGCGCTGGCCGGCATGCTGGTCGGCGCGGTCACCGTGATCGTGTGGAAGAACTGGATCGGCCTGGGCCTGTACGAAATCATCCCCGGCTTCATCCTCGCCACCCTCGCCATCCTGATCTTCAGCCGCATCGGCAACGGCCCGTCGCCGACCATGCTGAAGAACTTCGACGAGGCCGAGCAGGAATACCAGGACGCGCATATCTGA
- a CDS encoding FMN-dependent NADH-azoreductase: MSQILAVQGSPRGERSHSRRLLESFLLAWQTQDRERAVLRREVGRVAIAPINESWIAAAFQPEGERDEVMQADLALSETLVDELFAADRLVIATPMYNFGVPSGVKAWVDQVVRIGRTFDFDPGNPRSPYTPRLLGKKALIVTTRGDHGYGPGAIYAARNHADTHLRTVLEFIGIDDVTVIAVEDDEYGGQSFADSYARAERALAELAGSF, from the coding sequence ATGAGTCAGATTCTTGCCGTACAAGGCAGCCCGCGAGGCGAACGGTCCCATTCCCGGCGTCTGCTGGAGTCCTTCCTGCTGGCCTGGCAGACCCAGGACCGTGAGCGCGCGGTGCTGCGCCGCGAGGTCGGCCGGGTGGCCATTGCGCCGATCAACGAGAGTTGGATAGCCGCGGCCTTCCAGCCAGAGGGCGAGCGTGACGAGGTGATGCAGGCCGACTTGGCCTTGAGCGAAACGCTGGTGGATGAGCTGTTCGCCGCCGACCGCCTGGTGATCGCCACGCCCATGTACAACTTCGGCGTGCCCAGCGGGGTGAAGGCCTGGGTCGACCAGGTGGTGCGCATCGGCCGCACCTTCGATTTCGATCCGGGGAACCCCCGCAGCCCCTATACGCCGCGTCTGCTCGGCAAGAAGGCGCTGATCGTTACCACCCGTGGCGATCACGGCTACGGGCCGGGTGCAATTTACGCCGCGCGCAACCACGCCGACACCCACCTGCGCACGGTGCTCGAGTTCATCGGCATCGACGACGTAACGGTGATCGCAGTGGAGGACGACGAATACGGCGGCCAGTCGTTCGCCGACTCTTACGCCCGCGCCGAGCGCGCTTTGGCCGAGCTGGCCGGGAGCTTCTGA
- a CDS encoding transglycosylase domain-containing protein has protein sequence MGALWQSDAQQTAPAASGLPEPHSPKPAPRSQLRRYFWFLLLLLAIGLGVLLYGEVRTARLQSSELSNYAQRLDYRVESGPSSAIEFPDAGPFDRRLGYAYLPQLLDRLQRRGYLILAQAQFSPALLNYSQRGLFIPYREKIQAGLAIADCSGVPLYGFSYPQQFYPNFASIPPLVVGSLLFIENRELLDEKQPLANPAVDWPRFLLAAWSQVGKHVGLAGQSAGGSTLATQLEKYRHSPEGRTGSAGEKLKQMMSASVRAYQQGPQTLAARQDIIRDYLNSVPLSAAPGHGEIHGMADGLRIWYGAGFAQVNAALADERAANLPARALALRQVLSLMIAQRRPSYYLARGRDELNQLTDSHLRILANGGVIDSALRDAALASQLRFRNLQQEPALQANEINKGISVARSRLSAMLDRPLYDLDRLDLSATTTLNGTLQQQVSEYLRRLADPTFAEQIGLYGERLLSPEKTAEVNYSFTLFERTTDGSRVRVQTDSTVQPFDINEGSKLELGSTAKLRVLTTYLEVINELHTRFAAVPAAELRKVEVADPDHLTRWAVDYLIDAKDRSLPVMLEAALERKYSASPYEGFFTGGGMHTFNNFRKEDNGRRPTLREALRESINLPFIRLLRDLVRYSTYQGSNNSAELLKDDSNLRRQEYLARFADREGRVFLLRFWRKYQGKNAAERLETFLDGLRPTASRLAAVHRYLMPGVDEQTFGAFVNAHLPQEKIGEERIHELYMKYRPGAFDLPDQGYIARVHPLELWLLGYLLENPQASYKDAANASEFERQEVYAWLFKSRHKSARDSRIRTMLEVEAFLDIHSRWQRVGYPFDHLVPSLATAIGSSGDRPAALAELMGIIQNDGVRLPTVRIDSLQFATDTPYETRLGIDPDRAERVLPSAVAAALRGALAQVVEAGTARRLVGSFTQADGQPLVMGGKTGTGDNRIESVTRGGWVKSSKAMNRTATFVFYLGDHHYGTLTAFVPGRAAENFRFTSALPVQVLKGMAPILQPYLQGSSPGQCMTPNSGMQVSHR, from the coding sequence ATGGGCGCACTATGGCAATCCGATGCACAACAGACCGCTCCAGCTGCGAGCGGGCTCCCAGAACCTCATTCCCCTAAACCCGCCCCCCGTTCCCAGCTACGTCGCTACTTCTGGTTTCTCTTGTTGCTACTCGCTATTGGCCTTGGCGTGCTGCTGTACGGCGAGGTGCGCACGGCGCGCCTGCAGTCCAGCGAACTCAGCAATTACGCGCAACGCCTCGATTACCGCGTAGAGAGCGGCCCGAGCAGCGCTATCGAGTTTCCCGACGCGGGACCGTTCGACCGCCGCCTCGGCTATGCCTACCTGCCGCAACTACTCGACCGACTGCAGAGGCGCGGCTATCTGATTCTCGCCCAGGCCCAATTTTCCCCGGCGCTGCTTAATTACAGTCAGCGCGGCCTGTTCATTCCCTACCGCGAGAAAATTCAGGCCGGCCTGGCGATTGCCGATTGCAGTGGCGTACCGCTGTACGGCTTCAGCTACCCGCAACAGTTCTATCCGAACTTTGCCAGCATTCCGCCGTTGGTGGTGGGCAGCCTGCTGTTCATTGAAAACCGCGAGCTGCTGGACGAGAAACAACCGCTGGCCAACCCAGCCGTGGACTGGCCGCGCTTCCTCCTGGCGGCCTGGAGCCAGGTCGGCAAGCACGTCGGCCTGGCCGGCCAGTCCGCCGGCGGCAGCACACTGGCCACGCAACTGGAGAAATACCGCCACTCGCCGGAAGGTCGCACCGGCTCGGCCGGCGAGAAGCTCAAGCAGATGATGTCCGCCAGCGTACGCGCCTATCAGCAGGGGCCACAGACATTGGCGGCGCGCCAGGACATCATCCGCGACTACCTCAACAGCGTGCCGCTATCCGCCGCACCGGGGCATGGCGAAATTCATGGTATGGCCGATGGCTTGCGCATCTGGTACGGAGCCGGTTTCGCCCAAGTCAACGCCGCGCTCGCCGATGAGCGCGCCGCCAACCTACCCGCCCGCGCCCTGGCGCTACGGCAGGTGCTGTCGCTGATGATCGCTCAGCGCCGCCCGTCCTATTACTTGGCCCGCGGCCGCGACGAGCTGAACCAGCTAACCGACAGCCACCTGCGCATCCTCGCCAATGGCGGGGTGATCGACAGCGCGCTGCGCGATGCCGCGCTGGCCAGCCAGCTGCGTTTCCGCAACTTGCAGCAGGAGCCGGCGCTGCAGGCCAACGAGATCAACAAAGGCATCAGCGTGGCTCGCAGTCGCCTGTCAGCGATGCTCGACCGGCCGCTATACGACCTCGACCGCCTCGATCTATCCGCCACCACGACGCTCAATGGCACCCTGCAGCAGCAAGTCAGCGAATACCTGCGGCGTCTCGCCGATCCGACCTTCGCCGAGCAGATCGGTCTGTATGGCGAACGCCTGCTGTCACCGGAGAAAACCGCCGAGGTCAATTACAGCTTCACCCTGTTCGAACGCACCACCGACGGTTCACGGGTGCGCGTGCAGACCGACAGTACGGTGCAGCCGTTCGACATCAACGAGGGCAGCAAGCTGGAACTCGGCTCCACCGCCAAGCTGCGCGTACTCACCACCTATCTGGAAGTTATCAACGAACTGCATACGCGCTTCGCCGCCGTGCCGGCAGCCGAACTGCGCAAGGTCGAAGTCGCCGATCCGGATCACTTGACTCGCTGGGCCGTCGACTACCTGATCGATGCCAAGGACCGCAGCCTGCCAGTGATGCTCGAGGCGGCCCTGGAACGCAAATACTCAGCCAGCCCCTATGAAGGCTTCTTCACCGGTGGCGGCATGCACACCTTCAATAACTTCCGCAAAGAAGACAACGGCCGCCGGCCGACCCTGCGCGAAGCCCTGCGCGAATCGATCAACCTGCCGTTCATTCGCCTGCTGCGCGATCTGGTGCGCTACAGCACCTATCAAGGGTCGAACAACAGCGCCGAGCTGCTCAAGGACGATAGCAACCTACGCCGCCAGGAGTATCTGGCACGCTTCGCCGACCGCGAAGGCCGCGTATTCCTGCTGCGCTTCTGGCGCAAATATCAGGGCAAAAACGCCGCCGAACGCCTCGAGACCTTTCTCGACGGCCTGCGCCCAACGGCCTCGCGGCTGGCCGCGGTACACCGCTACCTGATGCCGGGAGTCGACGAACAAACCTTCGGTGCGTTCGTCAATGCGCATCTGCCGCAGGAGAAGATCGGCGAAGAACGCATTCACGAGCTGTATATGAAGTACCGGCCCGGCGCCTTCGATCTGCCTGACCAAGGCTATATCGCCCGCGTGCACCCGCTGGAGCTGTGGCTGCTCGGCTACCTGCTGGAGAACCCGCAAGCCAGTTACAAGGACGCCGCCAACGCCAGCGAATTCGAGCGCCAGGAGGTGTATGCCTGGCTGTTCAAGAGCCGCCACAAAAGCGCACGCGACAGCCGCATCCGCACCATGCTGGAGGTCGAGGCGTTTCTCGATATCCACAGCCGCTGGCAGCGCGTCGGCTACCCGTTCGACCACTTGGTGCCGTCGCTGGCCACCGCCATCGGCAGCTCCGGCGACCGCCCCGCCGCGCTCGCCGAGCTGATGGGAATCATCCAGAACGATGGCGTGCGTCTGCCCACCGTGCGCATCGACAGCCTGCAATTCGCCACGGACACCCCCTACGAAACGCGCCTGGGTATCGACCCGGACCGCGCCGAGCGGGTGCTGCCCAGCGCGGTGGCCGCGGCCCTGCGCGGCGCCCTCGCCCAGGTGGTGGAAGCCGGTACGGCACGCCGTTTGGTCGGGAGTTTCACCCAGGCCGACGGCCAGCCGCTGGTGATGGGCGGCAAGACCGGCACTGGCGACAACCGCATCGAGAGCGTCACCCGCGGCGGCTGGGTGAAGAGTTCGAAGGCGATGAACCGCACCGCGACCTTCGTGTTCTACCTCGGCGACCACCACTACGGCACGCTCACCGCCTTCGTCCCCGGCCGTGCGGCGGAAAACTTCCGCTTCACCTCGGCGTTGCCGGTGCAGGTGCTCAAAGGCATGGCACCGATTCTCCAGCCCTATCTGCAAGGCAGCAGCCCTGGCCAGTGCATGACGCCGAATTCGGGCATGCAGGTCAGCCATCGATAA
- a CDS encoding bifunctional 2-polyprenyl-6-hydroxyphenol methylase/3-demethylubiquinol 3-O-methyltransferase UbiG, translated as MQHDHREQLKHSWQANADAWTAAVREQRIESRRLVTDAAILRAVLACAPKRVLDIGCGEGWLCRGLAAHGIQSVGVDASAPLIEVARAAGSAQYRVCGYAELDNQADLLGQFDMLVCNFALLEEPLAPMLETLHGLLAPHGSLLIQTLHPWSARGTGPYQDGWRVETFAGFGEGFQEPMPWFFRTLESWLALLHETGWRLEWMQEPLHPESEQPVSLLLLLHSAPR; from the coding sequence ATGCAGCACGATCATCGCGAACAGCTAAAACACAGCTGGCAGGCCAACGCCGATGCCTGGACCGCGGCGGTGCGCGAGCAACGTATCGAAAGTCGCCGGTTGGTCACCGATGCGGCGATTTTACGCGCGGTGCTCGCCTGTGCGCCCAAGCGCGTGCTGGATATCGGTTGTGGCGAAGGATGGCTGTGTCGCGGGCTGGCGGCGCATGGCATCCAATCGGTCGGCGTCGACGCATCCGCGCCGCTGATCGAGGTGGCGCGTGCCGCCGGTTCTGCGCAATACCGCGTATGCGGCTATGCCGAGCTGGATAACCAGGCCGATCTGCTCGGTCAATTTGACATGCTGGTGTGCAATTTCGCCCTGCTCGAAGAGCCGCTGGCGCCGATGCTTGAGACCTTGCACGGTCTTCTGGCGCCGCACGGTTCGCTGCTGATCCAAACGTTGCATCCGTGGAGCGCGCGGGGGACTGGCCCTTATCAGGACGGTTGGCGGGTCGAGACCTTCGCCGGCTTCGGTGAAGGCTTCCAGGAACCGATGCCGTGGTTCTTCCGCACCCTGGAATCCTGGCTGGCCTTGCTGCATGAAACCGGCTGGCGCCTGGAATGGATGCAGGAACCGCTGCACCCGGAGAGCGAGCAACCGGTTTCGCTGCTGTTGCTGCTGCACTCCGCGCCCCGCTAA
- a CDS encoding LysR substrate-binding domain-containing protein has product MFANLPLTALRTFESAARLSSFKAAAAELAVTPTAVSHQIRSLESWLGVPLFERLPRSVRLTAGGQRLFDSLHGALLDVTQTLDQLRPQRSAGSLTLSTTPAFAALWLIPRLGRFYAEYPDINLRLDASTVLVDLQQDASVDLAIRYGVGQYPTLHSQCLLNERFAVYGSPTLVAGLGDELPTLITLRWRSSGLYALGWQAWCAAAGAEHWLVGAPQREYDEEHYALQAAIAGQGLVLASSILVSESVASGLLEQYRPEISVPGAGYSALCVPGRERHPPVKAFLAWLGREVG; this is encoded by the coding sequence ATGTTCGCCAACCTACCGCTCACCGCCCTGCGCACCTTCGAGTCCGCCGCGCGCCTGTCCAGCTTCAAGGCGGCGGCGGCGGAACTGGCGGTGACGCCTACCGCCGTCTCGCACCAGATCCGCAGCCTGGAAAGCTGGCTCGGCGTGCCGCTGTTCGAGCGCCTGCCGCGCAGCGTGCGCCTGACCGCCGGCGGCCAGCGGTTGTTCGACAGCCTGCACGGCGCCTTGCTGGACGTGACCCAGACCCTCGACCAGTTGCGCCCGCAACGCAGCGCCGGCAGCCTGACGCTGTCCACCACCCCGGCCTTCGCCGCGCTGTGGCTGATCCCGCGGCTCGGCCGCTTCTACGCCGAATACCCGGACATCAACCTGCGTCTGGATGCCAGCACGGTGCTGGTCGACCTGCAGCAGGACGCCAGCGTCGACCTGGCGATCCGCTACGGCGTCGGCCAGTACCCGACCCTGCACAGCCAGTGCCTGCTCAACGAGCGCTTCGCGGTCTATGGCTCGCCGACGCTGGTGGCCGGCCTCGGCGACGAGCTGCCGACGCTGATCACCCTGCGCTGGCGCAGTTCGGGCCTGTATGCCTTGGGCTGGCAGGCCTGGTGCGCGGCGGCCGGCGCCGAGCATTGGCTGGTCGGGGCACCGCAGCGCGAGTACGACGAGGAGCACTACGCGCTGCAGGCGGCCATTGCCGGCCAGGGCCTGGTGTTGGCCAGTTCGATCCTAGTGTCGGAGTCGGTGGCGAGCGGCCTGCTGGAGCAATACCGGCCGGAAATCAGCGTGCCCGGCGCGGGCTATTCGGCGTTGTGCGTGCCGGGGCGGGAACGCCATCCGCCGGTCAAGGCCTTCCTCGCCTGGCTCGGTCGCGAGGTGGGCTGA
- the putA gene encoding bifunctional proline dehydrogenase/L-glutamate gamma-semialdehyde dehydrogenase PutA encodes MFKASHVLQADFLTRIASQKAADFFPQISANYNVDEAAYLQELLQLADPGDAGIEAIRQEARTLIEDVRSRDNAVDTLDALLRQYSLDTQEGLMLMCLAEALLRVPDAATADALIRDKLSAAEWERHLGKSDNVLVNFAAWGLVMTGKVVDPETADGRPKNVLGKLLQRSGEPVIRAAMNQAMKLMGKQFVLGRTISEALKNGRPQREQGYTYSFDMLGEAALTAADAEKYMADYRKAIDTVGAEPQVGPGPRPSISIKLSALHPRYEVAQRERVLTELFANVRELAIRARKLDVGISVDAEEADRLELSLELYEKLMRDPAIAGWGEFGLVVQAYSKRCLPVLVWLTLLGKELGAKMPLRLVKGAYWDSEIKQCQQWGLDGYPVFTRKEGTDTSYLACARYLLSEFTRGVIYPQFASHNAHTVSCILAMAAEAKGRTGEERNFEFQRLHGMGDALYDTILEQHRKNVRIYAPVGAHKDLLPYLVRRLLENGANSSFVHQLVDPSVPVASLIDHPVTQLRKFTTLANDKIVLPAELFGAARQNSQGLNMNIQTQWTELERAYQPHLNRQWQAAPVINGQALPGTAQEVRCPYELSRLVGTAQFASAAQAKQAMEALSAAWPRWNATPVDARAAILERLADLLESYRAELMALCTLEAGKSLQDGIDEVREAVDFCRYYAQQARLRLGREELQGPTGERNELFHEGRGVFACVSPWNFPLAIYLGQISAALVAGNCVLAKPAEQTSLIAARALELLFEAGLPQDVIAFLPGDGATLGGVFCRDARLAGVCFTGSTDTARVINRQLAEKDGPIAALIAETGGQNAMIVDSTALPEQVVKDAVQSAFTSAGQRCSALRVLYVQADIAERVIDLIKGAMAELKIGPTHLRESDVGPVIDAEARAGLLAHIQQLKGAGKLIAEAELPAGLDGHFVAPVAFEIAGIHELKKENFGPVLHLVRFQASELEQVVAAINATGYGLTLGVHSRNEETARRIEALARVGNLYVNRNQIGAVVGVQPFGGCGLSGTGPKAGGPSYLLRFVNERSTSVNTTAVGGNASLLSLGDAES; translated from the coding sequence ATGTTCAAAGCCAGTCACGTCTTGCAGGCCGATTTCCTGACCCGGATCGCGTCCCAAAAGGCAGCCGATTTCTTTCCCCAGATCAGCGCCAACTACAACGTTGACGAGGCCGCCTATCTCCAAGAACTCTTGCAGCTCGCCGACCCCGGTGACGCCGGCATCGAGGCCATCCGCCAAGAGGCCCGGACCCTGATCGAAGACGTCCGTAGCCGGGACAACGCCGTCGATACCCTCGACGCCCTATTGCGTCAGTACAGCCTCGATACCCAGGAAGGGCTGATGCTCATGTGCCTGGCCGAGGCTTTGCTGCGCGTGCCGGACGCCGCCACCGCCGACGCGCTGATCCGCGACAAGCTCTCCGCCGCCGAGTGGGAGCGCCACCTCGGCAAGAGCGACAACGTGCTGGTCAACTTCGCCGCCTGGGGCCTGGTGATGACCGGCAAGGTGGTCGACCCGGAAACCGCCGATGGCCGGCCGAAGAACGTGCTCGGCAAGCTGCTCCAGCGCTCCGGCGAGCCGGTGATCCGCGCCGCCATGAACCAGGCGATGAAGCTGATGGGCAAGCAGTTCGTGCTCGGCCGCACCATCAGCGAAGCGCTGAAGAACGGCCGCCCGCAGCGCGAGCAGGGCTACACCTATTCCTTCGACATGCTCGGCGAAGCGGCGCTGACCGCCGCCGACGCCGAGAAGTACATGGCCGACTACCGCAAGGCCATCGACACCGTCGGCGCCGAGCCGCAGGTCGGCCCCGGCCCGCGGCCGTCGATCTCGATCAAGCTGTCCGCCCTGCACCCGCGCTACGAAGTGGCGCAGCGCGAGCGTGTGCTCACCGAGCTGTTCGCCAACGTCCGCGAGCTGGCGATCCGCGCGCGCAAGCTGGATGTCGGCATCTCCGTCGACGCCGAGGAAGCCGATCGCCTGGAGCTGTCGCTGGAGCTGTACGAGAAGCTCATGCGCGACCCGGCCATCGCCGGCTGGGGCGAGTTCGGCCTGGTGGTGCAGGCCTATTCCAAGCGCTGCCTGCCGGTGCTGGTGTGGCTGACCCTGCTGGGCAAGGAGCTCGGCGCCAAGATGCCGCTGCGCCTGGTCAAGGGCGCCTACTGGGACAGCGAGATCAAGCAGTGCCAGCAGTGGGGCCTGGATGGCTACCCGGTGTTCACCCGCAAGGAAGGCACCGACACCTCCTATCTGGCCTGCGCGCGCTACCTGCTCTCGGAGTTCACCCGCGGGGTGATCTACCCGCAGTTCGCCAGCCACAACGCCCACACCGTCAGCTGCATCCTGGCCATGGCCGCCGAGGCCAAGGGCCGCACCGGTGAGGAGCGTAATTTCGAGTTTCAGCGCCTGCACGGCATGGGCGATGCGTTGTACGACACCATCCTCGAGCAACACCGCAAGAACGTGCGCATCTACGCCCCGGTCGGCGCGCACAAGGACCTGCTGCCCTATCTGGTCCGCCGCCTGCTGGAGAACGGCGCCAACTCGTCGTTCGTCCACCAGCTGGTCGACCCCAGCGTGCCGGTGGCGTCCCTGATCGATCATCCGGTGACGCAACTGCGCAAGTTCACAACCCTCGCTAATGACAAGATCGTGCTCCCGGCAGAGCTGTTCGGCGCGGCGCGGCAAAACTCCCAAGGCCTCAACATGAACATCCAGACCCAGTGGACCGAACTGGAGCGCGCCTACCAGCCGCACCTCAATCGTCAATGGCAAGCCGCGCCGGTGATCAATGGGCAGGCCCTGCCTGGCACCGCGCAAGAAGTGCGCTGCCCTTATGAGCTGAGCCGGTTGGTCGGCACCGCGCAGTTCGCCAGTGCCGCCCAGGCCAAGCAGGCCATGGAGGCGCTGAGCGCCGCCTGGCCGCGCTGGAATGCCACCCCGGTCGATGCGCGCGCGGCGATCCTCGAACGTCTGGCCGACCTGCTGGAAAGCTATCGTGCCGAGCTGATGGCGCTGTGCACCCTGGAAGCCGGCAAGAGCCTGCAGGATGGCATCGACGAAGTGCGCGAGGCGGTCGACTTCTGCCGCTACTACGCCCAGCAGGCGCGCCTGCGCCTCGGCCGCGAGGAGCTGCAAGGGCCGACCGGCGAGCGCAACGAGCTGTTCCACGAAGGTCGCGGCGTGTTCGCCTGCGTCAGCCCGTGGAACTTCCCGCTGGCCATCTACCTCGGGCAGATCAGCGCCGCGCTGGTGGCCGGCAACTGCGTGTTGGCCAAGCCGGCCGAGCAGACCAGCCTGATCGCCGCGCGCGCCCTGGAACTGCTGTTCGAAGCCGGCCTGCCGCAGGACGTGATCGCCTTCCTGCCCGGCGACGGTGCCACCCTCGGCGGCGTGTTCTGCCGCGACGCGCGTCTGGCCGGGGTGTGCTTCACCGGCTCCACCGACACCGCGCGGGTCATCAACCGCCAACTGGCCGAGAAAGACGGCCCGATCGCCGCGCTGATCGCCGAGACCGGCGGCCAGAACGCCATGATCGTCGACTCCACCGCGCTGCCCGAGCAGGTGGTCAAGGACGCCGTGCAGTCGGCCTTCACCAGCGCCGGCCAGCGCTGCTCGGCGTTGCGCGTGCTGTACGTGCAGGCGGACATCGCCGAGCGGGTCATCGACCTGATCAAGGGCGCCATGGCCGAGTTGAAGATCGGCCCGACCCACCTGCGTGAAAGCGACGTCGGCCCGGTGATCGACGCCGAAGCCCGCGCTGGCCTGCTGGCGCATATCCAGCAGCTGAAAGGCGCGGGCAAGCTGATTGCCGAAGCCGAGCTGCCGGCCGGTCTGGACGGCCACTTCGTCGCCCCGGTGGCGTTCGAGATCGCTGGCATTCACGAGTTGAAGAAGGAAAACTTCGGCCCGGTACTGCACCTCGTGCGCTTCCAGGCCAGCGAGCTGGAGCAGGTGGTCGCGGCGATCAACGCCACCGGTTACGGCCTGACCCTCGGCGTGCACAGCCGTAATGAGGAAACCGCGCGGCGCATCGAGGCGCTGGCGCGGGTCGGCAACCTCTATGTCAACCGCAACCAGATCGGCGCGGTGGTCGGCGTCCAGCCGTTCGGCGGCTGCGGCCTGTCCGGCACCGGGCCGAAGGCCGGTGGGCCGAGCTACCTGTTGCGCTTCGTCAACGAACGCAGCACCTCGGTGAACACCACCGCGGTCGGTGGCAACGCCTCGCTGCTGTCGCTGGGCGACGCGGAGTCGTAA
- a CDS encoding VOC family protein: MINHAHNTRSNLIPCLRYRNAPAAIAWLCKAFGFSEHLVVPSEYGGIAHAQLDCGTGMLMLGSLDEQSAYGKLMRQSDQAGGNTQSVYRVVERVDELYARAKAAGAQIVIDIKDEDYSGRGFTCLDLEGHVWSFGSYDPWVEV, translated from the coding sequence ATGATCAATCATGCCCACAACACCCGCTCCAACCTGATTCCCTGTCTGCGCTACCGCAACGCGCCAGCGGCCATCGCCTGGCTGTGTAAGGCTTTTGGCTTCAGCGAGCATTTGGTAGTGCCCAGCGAGTACGGCGGTATCGCCCATGCCCAGCTCGACTGCGGCACCGGCATGCTGATGCTCGGCTCGCTCGACGAACAATCGGCTTACGGCAAGCTGATGCGCCAGTCAGATCAGGCGGGCGGTAACACCCAGAGTGTGTATCGGGTGGTCGAACGGGTCGACGAGCTGTATGCGCGGGCCAAGGCAGCCGGCGCGCAGATCGTCATCGACATCAAGGATGAAGACTACAGTGGCCGCGGCTTCACCTGTCTCGATCTGGAAGGGCATGTGTGGAGCTTTGGCAGTTACGATCCCTGGGTGGAAGTCTGA
- a CDS encoding GYD domain-containing protein, with translation MATFISLLNFTDQGIRSVKESPDRFQAFKAMAEGLGVAVKAVYWTVGSYDLLVVTEGSDEAATTVLLKAGSLGNVRTQTLRGFSEQEIRKIIGNMP, from the coding sequence ATGGCAACCTTCATCTCGCTACTGAACTTCACCGACCAGGGCATTCGCTCGGTCAAAGAGTCACCCGATCGTTTCCAAGCCTTCAAGGCGATGGCCGAGGGGCTGGGGGTGGCCGTCAAGGCCGTCTACTGGACCGTTGGCAGCTATGACCTGCTGGTGGTCACCGAGGGGAGCGACGAGGCCGCAACCACCGTGCTGTTGAAAGCCGGCTCGCTCGGCAATGTGCGGACGCAGACACTGCGTGGGTTCTCCGAGCAGGAGATCAGGAAAATCATCGGCAACATGCCTTAG